The genomic region ATGAAGGTATACCGGGATTTATTCGATGTTGAATTCCCTCATATCCTGGCACCTCTTGGAACTCCCGGGAAATGCAAAAGAATGCTAGAGCAGGCTAACTTTCTAGATATTGAGATAGAAAGAGACCGTCAAGGTGAATATCTGCGTCAAGGTGAATATTCTGTAGATGTGCAATGGGCAGAAGACCATGTGTCGCCTCATGCTGATTCATTGATGAAATTAGCGACTACGCAGAGAGAAGAGCTACAGTCAGCTTATCAGCAAGCAACTAGCGAGCTGATGACAGCGAAAGGCTTCTGGAGTGACCGTAGTCTTCTATTTGTCAAAGCAAGAAAAGAAGTATAAGACTCCTTTTGTGTTTTAGGCCCTAAAGTAGCGAAGCTGCGAAATGGGGCCATTTAGTTCATTTGTACTCTTTTAGAACTATTCTTTAGCCCTGATATGTTTAGCGACAGTTAAACATAGAGGAAGCTGAAATGAAGCGACAGTGGGAACCAGAGGAGCTAATCGAGCAGTTTACGCTGATGCCATCAGAGCTAGCGCTGCTACCTGATGAGATCACTAACGCCGCCGCGCAAAATAGACTGGGCTTTGCCATCCTGCTCAAGTTCTTCCAAGTAGAAGGGCGATTCCCTCAGCACGCTGGCGAGGTGCCAAAAGCGATCACCGATTTCATTGCTCAGCAGCTGAGTCTATCGACAGAGGACTCCCGACAATACAAATGGTCAAGTCGAACGATGAAGCGGCATCGTGGTCAAATCCGAGCCTTCCTTGGCGTTGGACCGATGACTCAGAGTGATCAGCAAGAGCTGAAGCGCTGGCTGATAGAGGAGATCTTACCATTGGGCCTTTCTTTTGAAGCGCTCAAAGCGCAAGCTTACGGACAGCTACAGAAACTCAAAGTTGAGCCACCTGCGGCGAAAGAGCTAGAACGTCTACTGCGCTCTGCGGCCCGTCTGCATGAGCGCAGCTTCTGTAAACAGATCGCGGCTGAGCTATCGGCAAAGACCCGCGCCAGCATCAATGCCCTGCTGAACACTGAAAGCCCGCTAGAAGATGAAAGCAGCCAGTTCAGACAGTCGCAGTTGAGCTACCTGAAAACAGACCCAGGACGGCTAGGACTTAAAAGTCTGTTGAAAGAGATCGAGAAACTACAGCGCATCCATGAGCTAGAGCTGCCTTCGGCGCTATTCAACCAGGCGGTTCCTAAGCTGGTGCAACAATATCGCCGTCGGGCATCCACCGAACCGCCAAGAGAGCTGAGACGCCATCCACCAGCGATTCGTTACACCCTGGTCGCGGCGTTCTGCTGGCAGCGAGAACGAGAGATTATGGATGATCTAGTCACCTTGCTAATCCAAATCATTCATCGCCTGAGTATCAGCGCCGAACGGCGAGTTGAGCGCGAACTGATTGCTAGCTTCAAGCGGGTCAACCGCAAAGAGACCTTGCTATTGAAGATTGCGACTGCTTCTCTTAAACAACCAGAAGGCGCAGTAAGAGATGTTGTCTATCCGGTGGCCGACCCCGAGACATTACAGTCACTGATTGATGAGCAGAGTGCGGGCGAGACCTATCACGAGAAGGTGCATACTCGGATTCGAGCGTCCTATCTGCATCACTATCGGCGGATGGTGCCTGCCATCCTGGATGCTTTGAGCTTTCACTCTAATAATGAACAACATCAGCCTGTTGTCCAGGCTTTGGCGATTCTCAAACGCTATCAGGAGAGCAACCGTCGCTTCTATGACGCAGACGAAGCACTAGTAATTGAAGGCGTATTGCCCACTAACTGGCCAGAGCTGATCGGCGAAACCGATAGTGACGGGGAAGTCCGCATCAACCGGGTCAACTACGAGATCTGCGTGTTGCAAGCGCTGCGCGAGAAGCTCCGCGCTCGGGCGGTTTGGGTTGCCAGGGCCGGACGCTACGGCAATCCAGAACAGGATCTCCCCCACGACTTTGAGGCTCACCGCGAGGTCTACTACCAGGAACTCAGTCAGCCGCTAGAAGCAGAGGCGTTCATCCAACAGCTCCAGCAGACGATGCAAACAGAACTGAGCCAGCTGAACCAGGGAATGCCGAAGAACAAAGGGGTTCGCATTCAAACGCGCAAGAATGGCTGGATCTCGGGGGTTTTTGCACAACCCCTCGAAAAGGTATAGTCCACTCTGAGACAGTTGAGACTCAGGTGTTCTCCTTGTCCGCATTCTGCG from Synechococcus sp. PCC 7335 harbors:
- a CDS encoding DUF4158 domain-containing protein, with translation MKRQWEPEELIEQFTLMPSELALLPDEITNAAAQNRLGFAILLKFFQVEGRFPQHAGEVPKAITDFIAQQLSLSTEDSRQYKWSSRTMKRHRGQIRAFLGVGPMTQSDQQELKRWLIEEILPLGLSFEALKAQAYGQLQKLKVEPPAAKELERLLRSAARLHERSFCKQIAAELSAKTRASINALLNTESPLEDESSQFRQSQLSYLKTDPGRLGLKSLLKEIEKLQRIHELELPSALFNQAVPKLVQQYRRRASTEPPRELRRHPPAIRYTLVAAFCWQREREIMDDLVTLLIQIIHRLSISAERRVERELIASFKRVNRKETLLLKIATASLKQPEGAVRDVVYPVADPETLQSLIDEQSAGETYHEKVHTRIRASYLHHYRRMVPAILDALSFHSNNEQHQPVVQALAILKRYQESNRRFYDADEALVIEGVLPTNWPELIGETDSDGEVRINRVNYEICVLQALREKLRARAVWVARAGRYGNPEQDLPHDFEAHREVYYQELSQPLEAEAFIQQLQQTMQTELSQLNQGMPKNKGVRIQTRKNGWISGVFAQPLEKV